Sequence from the Tripterygium wilfordii isolate XIE 37 chromosome 10, ASM1340144v1, whole genome shotgun sequence genome:
GCAGGTCTTTATCTTTCATACCTCTGTTACCATTCTGAAGATCCAATTACTTTTGATTTAATAAATACAGGGTTATGACACAGCTTTCAAAATGGAAGACCGATAGCCAAAGCTTCGAACTTGCAATGTTTGAAATCACATTGGCAGTGGCCATATTTTCCTTAGTGTCTCCCTGATTCTACTGTCAAGAAGTTTTCCATGTCTTTTAGAATTTCGCAATTCTTCAgaataatttattaatatcCTTCAGAATTTTGCTTCTTCATATTCTTTTAATATCAATCTGGCTGAGCTGTATAGATCTGGGATTTTGTTGCTGCAGATTTCTCAAGGCAAGGAAGTTTGACCTTGATAAGACAGTCCAGATGTGGGCAGAAATGCTTAACTGGAGAAAAGAGAATGGAGTAGATTCCATCTTACAGGTAATTGAGAACATGAcatcattttgtttttggttttgttgttgAGAATTTATAAAGTCCATCGAGGGATAATTATCTGATGCATGGAGACTAAGTCTCAGCTAGGCCACGGACTGAGAATCAGCAACAAAGGCATTTAGTCTCAGTTTGATTGGAACTTGATCATTGTGGCTTAAAGTTTTATACTTGTCAATTTTCTTTGTTCCTAATTGTTTGGATTAGCTGGTTACTTTTCTAATGGGCTGGTACCATATGATATTATGCATGTCTAGGATTTCATATATGAAGAATATGAAGAAGTTCAACATTATTATCCTCATGGTCACCATGGTGTAGACAAAGGAGGTCGACCTGTTTATATTGAAAGACTTggaaaaattgaaccaaacaagTTGATGAGTGTCACCACAGTGGACAGGTTTTTAAAATATCACATTCAAGGGTTTGAAAAGATTTTTGCTGAAAGGTTCCCAGCCTGTTCTATTGCTGCCAAGAGGCACATAGATTCTACTACTACAATATTGGATGTACATGGATTGGTAAGTTGGAGTATAGTAGTATATGCCTCAATTCACATGTGCACTTTTAACAACATTCcgtccctttttttttacaattttattgtCTGATTGATTATGCAGAATTTGATGAGCTTTGGCAAGGTTGCACATGATCTCGTCATGCGCATTCAGAAGATAGACGGTGACAATTACCCTGAGGTGGATTAATGAAACTAAAGAAACTGACAATGTATATGGTAGTATTAAAACTATGGCTGTCACTAACATTTAGAAGTGTTCAACAGACATTACATCAGATGCTAATTGTTAATGCTGGCAGTGGATTCAAACTTCTGTGGAACACAGTCAAAGGCTTTCTTGATCCAAAGACCACGGCGAAAATTCAGGTAAAAGAGTATTCGTAAATTGGATCATGCCCCCTTTCGATCCTTCAGGGCCACTACCTCAATCGAAGGGTTGGATGAggagaaaaataattttttccacACCCTCAGCCAATCCCTTGGATGGCGGTATTGGCTCTTAGAGTATTGCAGGGGAGTACACTCTAGGAACCTTTACTTTATTTTGAGTTATTCTGCTTTATTAACTAATAAAAATGTTGTTTTATTCTTCCACAGGTTTTGGGCAGCAAATGCCGCCAAAAATTGCTGGAGGTTATTGACTCGAGGTTGGACTTTCTGGTTTGATGTCACTGCAATATGTTAATGTTTTGAAAATTACTTTTACAACTCTTTCCTTAAAAAGGTTTTGCCACCTTTCCGTATAAACAGCCAACTGCCTGATTTTCTTGGTGGAACTTGCTCGTGCCCAAATGATGGCGGGTGCCTCAGATCTGACAAAGGACCATGGAAGGACCAAGAGAtaatgaaagtatgatcctagtCAGTATACCGCCAGTAATTAATCTCCTATTCGACATCTGAAAATTGTAAACTTCAAGCTAATTCCTTGATTTTCCGGTGGTTCTTGCTTGAAATTAAATTCATCTATCTTCTATGGGCAGCTGCTGCACTCTGTAGATGCAATATATATGAGGAAAATGAGAAGTTTGTCCAATGTTGATGACCTAGAAATCAAATTTTATCCCTCTAAGGTAAGCTCTTGATTAGTTAACTACTGATTTTATCCCTCTGTCCTCTACCTGCTGTCAATCATGTTTAAAAGAACTTAACCTCATCATGCAGTTTTCAAATAGTGAAATAGCTTCTGCTGATTCAGGACCAGATGTGAGGAAGTATTCTTCGGGCTTCTTGCAGTTAAAGCCAGCTAGTAACAAAGTAAGCTCCTGAggaaattatatatacacatgttaattttttttccctttccttttctaACTTACTCGAACCAGATATTAATGTATCGATTTCTCTATATATGCTTTCTACTTATTATTACCTGAAATTGAATTAGTCTTCAAGAAACAATTTTTTTCTATTATGAgggcaattaaataaaatatgtcAAGTGAAAGAAAATTGTTTGGAACATATCTTGGGTCAAACCTTGCCTCTAGTTGTGCAAAAAATTGCATTGCTGAATTTATTTGATTGCGTTGTTTTAGTTTGATGGACTGTTTAAAATAGGAATATATATCCAGTCATACATGTTAGCATGCTGGTTACAATTACAATTCTTTGATTCTTAACCTTTTTTGTACTTTTTCAGGGGATCATGAATGACCATATGTCTCTTAGCGGTCTGGTTGAATCAGCTGATGCCTCAAGAGTTGAAGATACAAGTCTGACTAGTAAGTGATTTTTCAGTAGTACTTATCCCGTGACCTAAGAATGTGTGTGCTGGTACGTGTTCTATGTCAAGTGATTTCACGCGTAACATGTATTTGTAGTTGTACATGTTTCAATTACTGACTTGTAAAGTATATGTTGCCTTGTCTTGCCTTAGACCGTTAGTAACTAGCATACCATTTCAGTGAAGCATTCAAGGTTTTCATAGGAGTAAGATTTAGCAGTTGCAATTTGGGATGTATGTGGGAATGCCTGCACAACTGTCTTTGATCAATTAAGACTTTCACCTTTGGAAACTTAGCTACACCGGACATGTTGTTTGTTGATATTTATTGAGGAGTTTGATGGAGTTTAGCTGACTGAATCCATAAACCGTCAAAGTCACCGTCACTGGTACTTTTTTGACTCTATAGGTAGGTATAGGTACTTAGGTAGCAGCCCATAATATTTTGCTTGGTTCAATTATTGTGAAGTTGGGTTTGAACTTCCAAGCCCATTTAAAAAACTTAGCTGTGCCTGTCAGTTAGTTTCTGTTTATTTGGGGAAAATTTGATAATTACCTTTGAATTTGCATTTTCCTTCTACCTGATGCCAGCTCATCGGAGAAACTGATTTGATTGTCCCCTAGAAGTATGCTGTCTGGAGTCTGGACCGATGCTTTGTAGGTCGAAACATTCTCTTTTGAACGGTTGACAAAATTATAAGCTGTGAAAATCGTGGGCAATTATGAATTGGGGAACGGGTG
This genomic interval carries:
- the LOC120007535 gene encoding phosphatidylinositol/phosphatidylcholine transfer protein SFH9-like isoform X1, with the translated sequence MPGETIASLENERSFDIETSEDDKRRARGRSLRKKAMNASTRLTHSLKKRGKRIADSKYAAISIEDVRDAEEEKGVNAFRQALMAKDLLPARHDDYHTMLRFLKARKFDLDKTVQMWAEMLNWRKENGVDSILQDFIYEEYEEVQHYYPHGHHGVDKGGRPVYIERLGKIEPNKLMSVTTVDRFLKYHIQGFEKIFAERFPACSIAAKRHIDSTTTILDVHGLNLMSFGKVAHDLVMRIQKIDGDNYPETLHQMLIVNAGSGFKLLWNTVKGFLDPKTTAKIQVLGSKCRQKLLEVIDSSQLPDFLGGTCSCPNDGGCLRSDKGPWKDQEIMKLLHSVDAIYMRKMRSLSNVDDLEIKFYPSKFSNSEIASADSGPDVRKYSSGFLQLKPASNKGIMNDHMSLSGLVESADASRVEDTSLTNNLISEVTHGGPRTFISHAIFSFIHFVLKLAACVYFVLPLVKRLFRVQLANQHSENQLNTPLLDSSSQEHVSRVVEEDTLHPCWQRLQNLETMVTELVNKPTKIPPEKEDMLHESLSRIKSIEQDLQKTKNALLATASKQIELAQALENLKESGLIQGTSSCWPRNYRSFAPER
- the LOC120007535 gene encoding phosphatidylinositol/phosphatidylcholine transfer protein SFH9-like isoform X3; this encodes MNASTRLTHSLKKRGKRIADSKYAAISIEDVRDAEEEKGVNAFRQALMAKDLLPARHDDYHTMLRFLKARKFDLDKTVQMWAEMLNWRKENGVDSILQDFIYEEYEEVQHYYPHGHHGVDKGGRPVYIERLGKIEPNKLMSVTTVDRFLKYHIQGFEKIFAERFPACSIAAKRHIDSTTTILDVHGLNLMSFGKVAHDLVMRIQKIDGDNYPETLHQMLIVNAGSGFKLLWNTVKGFLDPKTTAKIQVLGSKCRQKLLEVIDSSQLPDFLGGTCSCPNDGGCLRSDKGPWKDQEIMKLLHSVDAIYMRKMRSLSNVDDLEIKFYPSKFSNSEIASADSGPDVRKYSSGFLQLKPASNKGIMNDHMSLSGLVESADASRVEDTSLTNNLISEVTHGGPRTFISHAIFSFIHFVLKLAACVYFVLPLVKRLFRVQLANQHSENQLNTPLLDSSSQEHVSRVVEEDTLHPCWQRLQNLETMVTELVNKPTKIPPEKEDMLHESLSRIKSIEQDLQKTKNALLATASKQIELAQALENLKESGLIQGTSSCWPRNYRSFAPER
- the LOC120007535 gene encoding phosphatidylinositol/phosphatidylcholine transfer protein SFH9-like isoform X2, whose product is MPGETIASLENERSFDIETSEDDKRRARGRSLRKKAMNASTRLTHSLKKRGKRIADSKYAAISIEDVRDAEEEKGVNAFRQALMAKDLLPARHDDYHTMLRFLKARKFDLDKTVQMWAEMLNWRKENGVDSILQDFIYEEYEEVQHYYPHGHHGVDKGGRPVYIERLGKIEPNKLMSVTTVDRFLKYHIQGFEKIFAERFPACSIAAKRHIDSTTTILDVHGLNLMSFGKVAHDLVMRIQKIDGDNYPETLHQMLIVNAGSGFKLLWNTVKGFLDPKTTAKIQVLGSKCRQKLLEVIDSSQLPDFLGGTCSCPNDGGCLRSDKGPWKDQEIMKLLHSVDAIYMRKMRSLSNVDDLEIKFYPSKFSNSEIASADSGPDVRKYSSGFLQLKPASNKGIMNDHMSLSGLVESADASRVEDTSLTNNLISEVTHGGPRTFISHAIFSFIHFVLKLAACVYFVLPLVKRLFRVQLANQHSENQLNTPLLDSSSQEHVSRVVEEDTLHPCWQRLQNLETMVTELVNKPTKIPPEKEDMLHESLSRIKSIEQDLQKTKNALLATASKQIELAQALENLKESGLIGTSSCWPRNYRSFAPER